From the genome of Actinacidiphila yeochonensis CN732, one region includes:
- a CDS encoding extensin yields the protein MSKVLCTVGVLALIFTTVNVTRFATSRGVPGPIAILLDPMIGMALAGVLYADARLASWGIRPPGWSTTLRWTSGCTAALMNTWQSLWPDRRIGWPHHADPAAVLLHLTPALLLITLTETIAAYRTTINNLLGTSTTIGSPAGRPRSVSRPAKPAHADPNPADPNPAKQSTPGGRSDTRATAGAPIGQPTEAPATDAEMWLRATALNDSALAATGDPVSVWRLRTDLRIGPRRARQIRNRLLTDRPIPP from the coding sequence ATGTCGAAAGTGCTCTGCACCGTGGGCGTACTTGCGCTGATCTTCACTACGGTCAATGTGACGCGCTTTGCCACCAGCCGGGGCGTCCCCGGACCCATCGCGATCCTCCTCGATCCGATGATCGGCATGGCGCTGGCCGGCGTCCTGTACGCCGATGCCCGCCTCGCCTCCTGGGGCATCCGCCCACCTGGCTGGTCAACCACCCTCCGCTGGACTTCCGGATGCACCGCAGCCCTGATGAACACCTGGCAGTCGCTGTGGCCCGACCGCAGGATCGGCTGGCCTCACCACGCCGATCCAGCCGCCGTACTGCTCCACCTCACCCCCGCTCTTCTCCTGATCACCCTCACCGAAACGATCGCCGCCTACCGGACAACGATCAACAACCTCCTCGGCACCTCCACCACGATCGGATCCCCGGCCGGCAGGCCCCGATCCGTCAGCCGCCCGGCCAAACCGGCGCACGCCGATCCGAATCCGGCCGACCCCAATCCGGCAAAGCAGTCCACGCCAGGGGGCAGATCCGACACCCGCGCTACCGCCGGCGCGCCGATCGGCCAGCCGACCGAAGCCCCCGCAACGGATGCCGAAATGTGGCTGCGCGCGACCGCCCTGAACGACAGCGCCCTGGCTGCCACCGGCGATCCGGTGAGCGTCTGGCGGCTGCGCACCGATCTGCGCATCGGTCCGCGCCGCGCCCGCCAGATCCGCAACCGGCTCCTGACCGATCGCCCGATACCGCCGTAG
- a CDS encoding bifunctional lytic transglycosylase/C40 family peptidase has product MSSLFAKAAGTVGCAVLALPVLAALVVATLLDSLTTGNDAAAAPSKSAVADIPPAMLTIYRQAAPECPGLSWTILAAIGKVETDHARIHTMVSTAGAVGPMQFLPATFAAYSHPVPPGGRRPATPWDPVDAVHAAARLLCANGARDGHDVRRAVFAYNHSTAYVNKVVAIAATYAAGEPAPARAGATAVAFAHSQLGAPYVWGGDGPVDGGFDCSGLTQAAYHAAAIALPRTAQAQYDAGPHLPHEAPLLPGDLLFYGTDPHHITHVALYTGNGLAIDAPHSGAVVRQGPARLNTPSFRGATRPAVQGAAG; this is encoded by the coding sequence GTGAGTTCCCTGTTCGCCAAAGCGGCCGGCACGGTCGGGTGCGCCGTCCTGGCGCTACCGGTGCTGGCCGCGCTCGTGGTCGCGACGCTTCTTGACAGCCTGACCACCGGCAACGACGCCGCGGCCGCCCCGAGTAAGAGCGCCGTGGCCGACATCCCCCCGGCCATGCTCACCATCTACCGGCAAGCAGCCCCGGAATGCCCTGGTCTGTCCTGGACGATCCTCGCCGCGATCGGCAAGGTCGAGACCGACCACGCGCGTATCCACACCATGGTCTCCACGGCAGGCGCCGTCGGGCCAATGCAGTTCCTGCCTGCCACGTTCGCCGCCTACTCGCACCCCGTGCCGCCCGGCGGCCGAAGGCCAGCCACCCCCTGGGACCCCGTCGACGCCGTCCACGCCGCCGCCAGACTGCTGTGCGCCAACGGCGCCCGGGACGGCCACGACGTTCGGCGCGCGGTCTTCGCCTACAACCACTCCACCGCGTACGTGAACAAAGTCGTCGCCATCGCGGCCACCTACGCTGCCGGCGAGCCCGCGCCCGCCAGGGCCGGCGCCACGGCAGTCGCCTTCGCCCACTCCCAACTCGGCGCCCCTTACGTGTGGGGAGGCGACGGACCCGTCGATGGCGGCTTCGACTGCTCCGGGCTCACCCAAGCCGCCTACCACGCCGCCGCCATCGCTCTGCCCCGCACCGCCCAAGCGCAATACGACGCCGGCCCCCACCTCCCCCACGAGGCGCCCCTGCTCCCCGGCGACCTGCTCTTCTACGGCACCGACCCCCACCACATCACCCACGTCGCCCTCTACACCGGAAACGGCCTGGCCATCGACGCCCCCCACAGCGGAGCCGTCGTCCGCCAAGGACCCGCCCGCCTCAACACCCCTTCCTTCCGGGGGGCCACCCGCCCGGCCGTGCAAGGGGCAGCCGGGTGA
- a CDS encoding type IV secretory system conjugative DNA transfer family protein: MYLQPAASAGPHGALVGFLTDPARVWNIVAGAGTGWLCSNGLYLASCCALAMAGGWALKHRLRAAHYRRLTEGAFCVEVLAPPTVTARGGEVLWAQLTGLLRPWWRRITSGQPYVAFEYAWSHTGLRIRLWAPGAVPLGLVRRAVEAAWPGAQTRVTVTDPLLPQGRVVTAGRMRPARPAVLPLRTDHPTDPLRALLQAATGMSEEEFACVQILARPATGSALRRARHQARRLKSGHTSPRLPALAAFLLHRPQPTATGKLDPEHSAAVRQAAAKLSGPQWQCSITYAAACTSGHAEHQRARDIARGRAHALASAFGLYADRNYLARERLRHPEPFLRDRRFPPRTALLSVPELAALAHLPLDADAPGLRRAGARSVLPPPSVPEPAAGNGVKPLGRCDTGARRGVGLGVPDARHHLHVMGATGSGKSTLIANLALDDVRNHRGVIVIDPKGDLVTDLLDRLPDTCADRLVLIDPDDPHPPPCLNVLDGRDIDVVVDNLTGIFRRIFTAFWGPRTDDVMRAACLTLLKHRDRTGQLVTLADVPRLLGETSYRLRVVPALQDPVLRGFWAWYESMSEPSRAAVVGPVMNKLRAFLLRDFARRAIAAGPSTFGLAQVLDGGILLARLPKGALGEETARLLGSFIVAGTWQAAAARARTPEHSRVDATLSIDEAHNFLTLPYPLEDMLAEARGYRLSMLLAHQHLAQLPRDLREGISANARNKIFFNASPEDAATLERHTLPTLAAHDLAHLGPYQAGAHLLTAGAESAAFTLTTRPLPPAVPGRAKDLRAAAASRNGPRPATQP; this comes from the coding sequence ATGTATCTCCAGCCTGCCGCCTCCGCCGGTCCGCACGGCGCCCTGGTCGGATTCCTCACCGACCCTGCCCGCGTGTGGAACATCGTCGCCGGCGCGGGAACGGGCTGGCTGTGCAGCAACGGGCTCTACCTCGCGTCGTGCTGCGCTCTGGCGATGGCGGGCGGTTGGGCGCTGAAGCACCGTCTGCGTGCGGCGCACTACCGGCGCTTGACCGAAGGTGCATTCTGTGTGGAAGTCCTCGCCCCGCCGACGGTGACCGCCCGGGGCGGCGAAGTCCTGTGGGCCCAACTGACCGGGTTGCTGCGGCCCTGGTGGCGGAGGATCACCAGCGGCCAGCCCTACGTGGCCTTCGAGTACGCCTGGTCGCACACCGGCCTGCGCATCCGCCTGTGGGCGCCCGGGGCCGTGCCCCTCGGCCTCGTGCGCCGCGCGGTCGAAGCCGCCTGGCCCGGCGCGCAGACCCGTGTCACCGTCACGGACCCGCTCCTCCCCCAGGGGCGCGTTGTTACCGCCGGCCGGATGCGGCCCGCCCGCCCAGCCGTCCTGCCGCTACGCACCGACCACCCCACCGACCCGCTGCGCGCGCTCCTGCAGGCGGCCACCGGCATGAGTGAGGAGGAGTTCGCGTGCGTGCAGATCCTGGCCCGCCCCGCCACCGGCTCGGCACTGCGCCGTGCCCGCCACCAGGCCCGACGCCTCAAGTCCGGGCACACCTCCCCCCGGCTGCCCGCTCTGGCGGCGTTCCTGCTCCACCGCCCTCAACCCACCGCCACCGGCAAGCTGGACCCCGAACACTCCGCCGCCGTACGGCAGGCCGCGGCCAAACTGTCCGGCCCGCAATGGCAGTGCAGCATCACCTACGCCGCCGCCTGCACCTCGGGGCACGCGGAACACCAGCGGGCCCGCGACATCGCACGTGGCCGGGCGCACGCCTTGGCCTCCGCCTTCGGTTTGTACGCCGACCGGAACTACCTGGCCCGTGAGCGCCTTCGGCATCCGGAGCCGTTCCTTCGGGACCGGCGGTTCCCGCCACGCACCGCCTTGCTGTCGGTGCCGGAACTCGCCGCCCTTGCCCACCTGCCCCTGGACGCGGACGCGCCCGGCCTCCGGCGCGCGGGGGCCCGTTCCGTCCTGCCCCCGCCGTCCGTGCCCGAGCCCGCTGCCGGCAACGGCGTCAAACCCCTCGGCCGCTGCGACACCGGCGCTCGTCGAGGCGTCGGTCTGGGCGTTCCGGATGCCCGGCACCACCTCCACGTCATGGGCGCCACCGGTTCCGGCAAGTCCACCCTCATCGCCAACCTCGCCTTGGACGACGTCCGAAACCATCGCGGCGTCATCGTCATCGACCCCAAGGGCGACCTCGTCACCGACCTCCTCGACCGACTCCCCGACACCTGCGCCGACCGCCTGGTCCTCATCGACCCCGACGACCCCCACCCCCCGCCGTGCCTGAACGTCCTGGACGGCAGGGACATCGACGTCGTCGTGGACAACCTCACCGGCATCTTCCGCCGGATCTTCACCGCCTTCTGGGGGCCACGCACCGACGACGTCATGCGGGCCGCCTGCCTGACCCTGCTCAAGCACCGCGACCGCACCGGCCAGCTCGTCACCCTCGCCGACGTCCCCCGCCTCCTCGGCGAAACCTCCTACCGCCTGCGTGTCGTCCCCGCCCTCCAAGACCCGGTCCTCCGCGGTTTCTGGGCCTGGTACGAGTCCATGTCCGAACCCTCGCGCGCCGCCGTGGTCGGCCCGGTGATGAACAAGCTCCGGGCGTTCCTGCTGCGCGACTTCGCCCGCCGCGCCATCGCCGCCGGTCCTTCCACCTTCGGCCTGGCCCAGGTTCTGGACGGCGGCATCCTGCTCGCCCGTCTGCCCAAAGGAGCCCTGGGCGAAGAGACCGCCCGCCTGCTCGGTTCGTTCATCGTCGCCGGCACCTGGCAGGCAGCCGCCGCCCGTGCCCGTACCCCCGAGCACTCACGCGTCGACGCCACCCTCAGCATCGACGAGGCGCACAACTTCCTGACCCTCCCCTATCCGCTGGAAGACATGCTCGCCGAGGCCCGCGGCTACCGCCTGTCCATGCTCTTGGCCCACCAGCACCTCGCCCAGCTCCCCCGCGATCTGCGCGAAGGCATCTCCGCCAACGCCCGCAACAAGATCTTCTTCAACGCCTCCCCTGAAGACGCGGCCACTCTCGAACGCCACACACTCCCCACCCTGGCCGCGCACGACCTCGCCCACCTCGGCCCCTACCAAGCCGGAGCCCACTTGCTCACCGCCGGTGCGGAATCCGCCGCCTTCACCCTCACCACACGCCCCTTGCCGCCGGCCGTGCCCGGCCGGGCCAAAGACCTCCGCGCGGCAGCCGCATCGCGCAACGGCCCCCGCCCCGCCACCCAGCCCTGA
- a CDS encoding VirB4 family type IV secretion system protein, protein MLAVGAQVACTLVVTGYPAEVTAGWLAPLLNFPGHLDIALHIDPVPSSVAAAGLKKQRARLESSRRAGFDKQRLDDPEVEAAAADAAELAYRIARGEGKLFHVALYLTVYASDEQSLAEQAAAVRAVAESLLLSVAPATYRALPGWLATLPLGMDTLKIHRTFDTTALAACFPFTSPDLPLPRATSGDRALDGVFYGLNTASGAPVLWDRFAQDNYNSITLARSGAGKSYLTKLELLRLLFTGVTASVIDPEDEYVRLAETVGGQVIELGADGVCVNPFDLPMASEDEDGALTRRVPFLHSFLAVLFGTELSAVDKAVLDRALLAAYAHAGITADRRTWQRTPPTLTDLATALREDGSPVATDIADRLQPYVAGSHARLFNAHTTAPTTGHLTVFALRHLPDEVKAPAMLLALDAVWRRVTHEGHPGKHLVVVDEAWLLMRDGAGAGFLSKMAKAARKYWAGLAVVTQDADDVLGSPLGHAIVSNAATQILLRQAPQAIDAISNAFHLSRGEREFLLTATRGEALLLTGDRHHKVALISMAAPGEHEVITTDPGELALQGPFADEEPDTEDADHDDFGEAGAWGP, encoded by the coding sequence ATGCTGGCCGTGGGGGCACAGGTGGCGTGCACGTTGGTGGTGACCGGCTATCCGGCCGAGGTCACCGCCGGATGGCTCGCCCCGCTGCTGAACTTCCCCGGGCATCTCGATATCGCTTTGCACATCGATCCTGTCCCCAGCTCGGTCGCCGCCGCCGGGCTGAAGAAGCAGCGCGCCCGCCTGGAGTCCAGTCGCCGCGCCGGCTTCGACAAGCAACGCCTGGACGACCCGGAAGTGGAGGCAGCCGCCGCCGACGCCGCCGAACTCGCCTACCGCATCGCCCGCGGCGAGGGAAAGCTCTTCCACGTCGCCCTGTACCTCACGGTGTACGCCAGCGACGAACAGTCCCTGGCCGAGCAGGCCGCCGCAGTCCGCGCGGTCGCCGAGTCGCTGCTGTTGAGCGTCGCCCCCGCGACCTACCGCGCGTTGCCGGGCTGGCTGGCCACCCTCCCGTTGGGAATGGACACCCTCAAGATCCACCGCACTTTCGACACCACCGCGCTGGCCGCATGCTTCCCCTTCACCAGCCCGGACCTGCCCCTGCCGCGAGCGACGAGCGGCGACCGTGCTCTCGACGGGGTCTTCTACGGGCTGAACACCGCCTCCGGTGCTCCGGTGCTGTGGGACCGCTTCGCGCAGGACAACTACAACTCCATCACCTTGGCCCGGTCCGGCGCGGGCAAGTCGTACTTGACGAAACTGGAGCTGCTGCGGCTGCTGTTCACCGGGGTCACAGCCTCGGTGATCGATCCGGAGGACGAGTACGTCCGCCTCGCCGAAACCGTCGGGGGCCAGGTGATCGAACTCGGTGCCGACGGGGTGTGCGTCAACCCCTTCGACCTGCCGATGGCGAGCGAGGACGAGGACGGTGCGCTGACCCGGCGAGTGCCGTTCCTGCACAGCTTCCTCGCCGTCCTCTTCGGCACCGAACTGTCCGCCGTCGACAAGGCCGTCTTGGACCGGGCGCTGCTGGCCGCGTACGCTCACGCCGGGATCACCGCGGACCGCCGTACCTGGCAGCGCACCCCGCCCACCCTCACCGATCTGGCCACTGCCCTGCGGGAGGACGGCAGCCCGGTGGCAACCGATATCGCCGACCGGCTCCAGCCGTACGTGGCCGGCTCGCACGCCCGTCTCTTCAACGCCCACACCACCGCTCCCACCACCGGGCACCTGACGGTCTTCGCCCTGCGGCACCTACCAGACGAGGTCAAAGCCCCCGCCATGCTGCTGGCTCTCGATGCGGTCTGGCGTCGCGTCACCCACGAGGGCCACCCCGGCAAACACCTTGTCGTGGTGGACGAGGCATGGCTGCTGATGCGCGACGGCGCCGGCGCCGGCTTCCTGTCCAAGATGGCCAAAGCCGCTCGCAAGTACTGGGCGGGGCTGGCCGTGGTCACCCAGGACGCCGACGACGTCCTGGGCTCCCCCCTCGGGCACGCCATCGTCTCCAACGCGGCCACCCAGATCCTGCTGCGCCAGGCGCCCCAGGCCATCGACGCCATCAGCAACGCCTTCCACCTTTCCCGAGGAGAGCGGGAGTTCCTGCTCACCGCCACCCGGGGCGAGGCGCTGCTGCTGACCGGGGACCGCCACCACAAGGTCGCCCTGATCAGCATGGCGGCACCCGGCGAACACGAGGTGATCACCACCGACCCGGGTGAGCTGGCGCTGCAGGGCCCGTTCGCCGACGAAGAGCCGGACACCGAGGACGCTGACCACGACGACTTCGGCGAGGCCGGCGCATGGGGGCCTTGA
- a CDS encoding PrgI family protein yields the protein MTDTDTPEVAPLTARIPSDISRPDRVLGPFTARQAGVLAATALALYGGYWATRSLMPPIAYVVAVLPVAGAVAAVLLSSRDGIGLDRFLLAALSHARHPKRRVHAPAGVPPLPAAVPRRWARAAGRAPAAMRMPYQGLTPAGVVDLGRDGEAAVAACSTVNFDLRSAAEQQAATASFARWLNSLTGPAQVVVRCHRIDLAPLAEALQLGAPALPHPALEQAARAHGDFLAELASSETLLGREVLLVAREPDTGRPVSRAAAGGRVVQRLEEAARALGPAEITVTPLDAPHTAEVLRTACNPDTTAPTTGWEGDPA from the coding sequence ATGACTGACACCGACACCCCGGAAGTGGCGCCGCTCACCGCCCGCATCCCTTCGGACATCTCCCGGCCGGACCGGGTGCTGGGCCCCTTCACCGCGCGCCAAGCCGGTGTTCTCGCCGCAACCGCGCTGGCGCTGTACGGGGGCTACTGGGCCACTCGGTCCCTCATGCCGCCGATCGCGTACGTAGTCGCGGTGCTTCCCGTGGCCGGGGCGGTGGCGGCCGTCCTGCTCAGCAGCCGCGACGGCATCGGCCTGGACCGCTTCCTGCTCGCCGCGCTGTCCCATGCCCGTCACCCCAAACGCCGGGTGCACGCGCCCGCCGGGGTCCCGCCGCTGCCCGCAGCCGTTCCCCGTCGCTGGGCGCGGGCGGCAGGACGGGCACCGGCCGCGATGCGGATGCCCTACCAAGGTCTGACCCCAGCTGGGGTGGTCGATCTGGGCCGCGACGGGGAAGCCGCCGTTGCCGCCTGCTCCACGGTCAACTTCGATCTGCGGTCCGCCGCCGAACAGCAGGCTGCGACCGCATCCTTCGCCCGCTGGCTCAACTCGCTGACCGGACCCGCGCAGGTGGTGGTGCGCTGTCATCGCATCGACCTGGCTCCCCTCGCGGAGGCCCTTCAGCTCGGTGCGCCGGCGCTGCCGCACCCCGCCTTGGAGCAAGCCGCGCGGGCCCACGGCGACTTCCTGGCCGAACTGGCTTCGAGCGAGACGCTCCTGGGTCGGGAGGTCCTGCTGGTCGCCCGCGAGCCCGACACGGGGCGCCCCGTGTCGCGGGCCGCCGCGGGCGGGCGAGTCGTCCAGCGCCTGGAAGAGGCCGCACGCGCGCTCGGCCCGGCCGAGATCACGGTCACGCCACTCGATGCCCCGCACACCGCCGAAGTGCTGCGCACAGCCTGCAACCCCGACACCACCGCACCGACCACCGGATGGGAAGGTGACCCTGCGTGA
- a CDS encoding sigma-70 RNA polymerase sigma factor region 4 domain-containing protein has protein sequence MYHPRQAHRPAVARPQSALRSPLAELEQAFLALAHGVEPLTFPAHLVCDEPDRAVWPVDRVRTNLAHPSTRAELREQTWREVVRRSRDLGEPWGVVAVAMTVPVLRRMLARLARPVHLERAEVEQEALAAVATALSTVDPGAQRLDRELFSAADRAVHRLAYAARRCATRETGQTAVLLDQLCAPSQEDSDEPVDELTVLARAVQAHALDVAEARLIARTRLEGEPMSRLASERGVSVRQLYRHRTAAEQHLAAHLCARSADK, from the coding sequence ATGTACCACCCTCGCCAGGCCCACCGCCCCGCCGTCGCCCGTCCGCAGAGCGCCCTTCGCTCTCCCCTCGCGGAGCTGGAGCAGGCGTTCCTCGCGCTCGCCCACGGCGTGGAGCCGCTCACATTCCCCGCTCACTTGGTGTGCGACGAACCCGACCGTGCGGTCTGGCCGGTTGACCGGGTCCGCACCAACCTCGCCCACCCGTCCACCCGCGCCGAGTTGCGTGAGCAGACCTGGCGTGAGGTGGTCCGGCGTTCCCGCGACCTGGGCGAGCCGTGGGGCGTGGTGGCCGTGGCCATGACCGTCCCGGTGCTGCGCCGGATGCTCGCCCGGCTGGCCCGCCCCGTCCACCTGGAGCGCGCTGAGGTCGAGCAGGAGGCCCTGGCCGCCGTCGCCACGGCCCTGAGCACTGTGGACCCCGGGGCGCAGCGGCTGGATCGGGAGCTGTTCAGCGCAGCCGATCGGGCCGTGCACCGGCTGGCGTACGCCGCCCGGCGCTGCGCCACCCGGGAAACCGGCCAGACCGCAGTCCTCCTCGACCAGCTGTGCGCCCCTTCACAGGAGGACAGCGACGAGCCGGTGGACGAGTTGACGGTGCTGGCCCGCGCTGTGCAGGCCCACGCGCTCGATGTGGCCGAGGCCCGACTGATCGCCCGTACGCGCCTTGAAGGCGAGCCCATGAGCCGACTCGCGTCGGAGCGAGGGGTGAGTGTGCGGCAGCTCTATCGCCACCGGACGGCCGCCGAGCAGCACTTGGCCGCGCACCTCTGCGCCCGTTCGGCGGACAAGTGA
- the cas2 gene encoding CRISPR-associated endonuclease Cas2 gives MYVVVVYDTLAARNPKILRTCRKYLHHVQRSVFEGHLSDAQLRRFHNAVETVLDLAYDSVLVYTFPPGAVPQRLEWGAVEPAPTDVL, from the coding sequence GTGTACGTCGTTGTCGTCTACGACACCCTCGCCGCACGCAACCCCAAGATCCTCCGCACCTGCCGCAAGTACCTCCACCACGTCCAACGCAGCGTCTTCGAAGGCCACCTCAGCGACGCCCAACTCCGCCGCTTCCACAACGCCGTCGAAACCGTCCTCGACCTCGCCTACGACAGCGTCCTCGTCTACACCTTCCCACCCGGAGCCGTCCCCCAACGCCTCGAATGGGGCGCGGTGGAACCCGCACCCACCGACGTCCTCTGA
- the cas1b gene encoding type I-B CRISPR-associated endonuclease Cas1b: MPAAARTYWLTSPCRIRRKDESLIIERDNAANVHIPVTDVRDIVACAETDLNTAVISLLNRHRVNVHFLSYYGDYAGSLLTSDTSTSGETVAAQARTAGDPHASVAIARSIVDACAFNVRRVVDRKLLARPYTVLRESIEDSTSQAQLMGAEGTFRRSAWEVIDTKLPDWLQLNGRSRRPPRNAGNAFISYVNGITYARVLTAVRLTPLHSGIAFLHGTMERQRHSLVLDLSEMFKPLMAERLLLRMASRNQLKEHHFDRDTNQAMLSDTGRKLVVQTIRDEFAVTVTHRTLARNVAYDELLYLDALALTRHCLEGTPYKPFRIWW; encoded by the coding sequence ATGCCCGCTGCCGCGCGCACGTACTGGCTCACCAGCCCGTGCCGTATCCGCCGCAAGGACGAATCCCTGATCATCGAGCGGGACAACGCCGCCAACGTCCACATCCCCGTCACCGACGTGCGCGACATCGTCGCCTGCGCCGAAACCGACCTCAACACCGCGGTCATCTCCCTCCTGAACCGCCACCGCGTCAACGTCCACTTCCTCAGCTACTACGGCGACTACGCCGGCTCCCTCCTCACCTCCGACACCAGCACCTCCGGCGAGACCGTCGCCGCCCAGGCCCGCACCGCCGGCGACCCGCACGCCAGCGTGGCCATCGCCCGCAGCATCGTCGACGCCTGCGCCTTCAACGTCCGCCGCGTCGTCGACCGCAAACTCCTCGCCCGCCCCTACACCGTCCTGCGCGAGTCCATCGAAGACAGCACCAGCCAGGCCCAGCTCATGGGAGCCGAAGGCACCTTCCGCCGATCCGCGTGGGAGGTCATCGACACCAAACTCCCGGACTGGCTCCAGCTCAACGGCCGCAGCCGCCGCCCACCCAGGAACGCCGGCAACGCCTTCATCAGCTACGTCAACGGCATCACCTACGCCCGCGTCCTCACCGCCGTGCGCCTCACCCCCCTCCACAGCGGCATCGCCTTCCTCCACGGCACCATGGAACGCCAACGCCACTCCCTGGTCCTGGACCTCTCGGAGATGTTCAAACCCCTGATGGCCGAACGCCTTCTGCTGCGGATGGCCTCCCGCAACCAGCTGAAGGAACACCACTTCGACCGCGACACCAACCAGGCCATGCTCAGCGACACCGGACGCAAACTCGTCGTCCAGACCATCCGCGACGAGTTCGCCGTCACCGTCACCCACCGCACCCTGGCCCGCAACGTCGCCTACGACGAACTCCTCTACCTCGACGCCCTCGCCCTGACCCGGCACTGCCTCGAAGGCACCCCCTACAAGCCCTTCCGGATCTGGTGGTAG
- a CDS encoding CRISPR-associated protein Cas4 — protein sequence MITYDDVGGVHIKYLYHCRRQLWLYLRGIRPEHLNAAVQSGEAVHDTSYTRNTPVDLGAAKLDFVDGSHWVHEVKSSSRPSPADEAQGRHYCHRLHRVGIEAKGAVLHYPKTRRTQKFPYTEQAAVQAEADVEAVLAVAEAPASPDRLARSGCRGCSFTDYCWTE from the coding sequence GTGATCACCTACGACGACGTGGGCGGTGTCCACATCAAGTACCTCTATCACTGCCGCCGCCAGCTGTGGCTGTACCTGCGCGGCATCCGGCCCGAGCACCTGAACGCGGCCGTCCAGAGCGGCGAGGCCGTCCACGACACCTCCTACACCCGCAACACCCCCGTCGACCTCGGCGCGGCGAAGCTGGACTTCGTCGACGGCAGCCACTGGGTGCACGAGGTGAAGTCCTCCTCCCGCCCCAGCCCGGCCGACGAAGCGCAGGGCCGGCACTACTGCCACCGGCTGCACCGTGTCGGCATCGAGGCCAAGGGCGCCGTCCTGCACTACCCGAAGACGCGCCGCACACAGAAGTTCCCCTACACCGAGCAGGCCGCCGTCCAGGCCGAGGCGGACGTCGAAGCGGTTCTCGCCGTCGCCGAAGCCCCCGCATCCCCCGATCGCCTGGCCCGGTCGGGCTGCCGGGGTTGCAGCTTCACCGACTACTGCTGGACGGAGTGA